The following are from one region of the Primulina eburnea isolate SZY01 chromosome 17, ASM2296580v1, whole genome shotgun sequence genome:
- the LOC140817896 gene encoding uncharacterized protein codes for MPPKRKATEGEDSSSSRVVDEFGKLLKEQAKVHSEQIQQLIRMQGTGQGRGQVRGQVAQAVGIDAVFSAFKRMDPPEFAGSTDPLVAVEWVKALEAIFDHLQYEDKDRISCAVFMLVKAARIWWNATKVGVTVATLKWSEFTDLFYDKYFPDALRARKVTEFLELLQGSLDVGEYILKFEEGCLFAPYIASNDKDKGAHFIRGLRAEIRRDINMSKAGGFC; via the exons atgcctcctaagcgtaaggcgaccgagggtgaggatagttcttcctcgagagttgtcgacgagttcggcaagttgcttaaggagcaggctaaggtgcatagcgagcagattcagcagctcattcgtatgcaaggaactggacagggtagaggccaagtgagaggtcaggttgcaCAGGCTGTTGGCattgatgccgtcttttctgctttcaagagaatggatccaccggaattcgcaggtagcaccgatcctctagttgctgtcgagtgggtcaaggctttagaggcgatcttcgatcatctccagtacgaggacaaagacaggatcagctgtgccgttttcatgttggttaaggctgcccgcatttggtggaatgcgacgaaggttggtgtgactgttgcgacattgaagtggtcagagttcacagacttgttctatgacaagtatttccccgatgcacttcgagcgaggaaggttacggagttcttggagcttcttcaggggagcttggatgttggtgagtatattctgaagtttgaagagggttgcctatttgctccgtacattgcttccaatgacaaggataaaggcgctcatttcattcgaggccttagagctgagattcgtcgtgatatcaacatgtccaaggct Ggaggtttttgctga